The Candidatus Thiodiazotropha endoloripes genome has a window encoding:
- the aroB gene encoding 3-dehydroquinate synthase produces the protein MSNYEQRLDVDLGDRSYPIYIGEGVYAETNHYKEAIPGRQVMVVSNETVAPLYLEQTLNALADFDVATCILPDGEQYKTLEMVNRIYSAMLEQRFTRQSTLVALGGGVIGDMTGFAAATYQRGVHFIQVPTTLLAQVDSSVGGKTGVNHPLGKNMIGAFYQPRLVLADTATLRTLDDRQFASGLAEVIKYGLIVDEPFFSWLEEHMDGLLARDPELLAYAIQVSCRCKADVVEADEKEAGQRALLNLGHTFGHAIETGMGYGEWLHGEAVATGMCMAADLSCRLGWMPQQDFDRTVQLIERAKLPITPPRALTPERFLELMAVDKKVMDGKLRLVLMNKIGQSLVTDDFDLKKLEQTLQHYAD, from the coding sequence TTGAGTAATTATGAGCAACGATTGGATGTGGATTTAGGCGATCGCAGCTATCCGATCTACATAGGTGAAGGGGTGTATGCCGAGACCAATCACTATAAAGAGGCCATTCCAGGTCGCCAGGTGATGGTGGTCAGCAATGAAACAGTCGCCCCGCTCTATCTGGAGCAGACCCTGAACGCACTGGCGGATTTCGATGTGGCCACTTGTATCCTGCCGGATGGTGAGCAGTACAAGACGCTGGAGATGGTAAACAGGATCTACAGCGCCATGCTTGAACAGCGTTTTACCCGACAATCGACACTGGTTGCACTGGGTGGTGGCGTGATCGGCGACATGACCGGTTTCGCTGCGGCGACCTATCAACGGGGTGTCCACTTCATTCAGGTGCCCACCACGCTGTTGGCCCAGGTGGATTCCTCCGTGGGTGGGAAAACCGGTGTCAATCACCCGCTTGGTAAAAACATGATTGGGGCCTTCTACCAGCCCCGTCTGGTGCTGGCGGATACCGCAACCCTCAGAACCCTGGATGACCGGCAGTTTGCCTCCGGGCTGGCGGAGGTCATCAAATACGGATTGATCGTGGATGAGCCTTTTTTCAGCTGGCTTGAAGAGCATATGGATGGTCTGCTTGCGCGGGATCCGGAGTTGTTGGCTTACGCCATTCAGGTCTCCTGTCGCTGTAAGGCGGACGTGGTTGAAGCGGATGAAAAAGAGGCCGGGCAGAGGGCGTTGCTCAATCTCGGGCATACCTTCGGTCATGCGATTGAAACCGGCATGGGTTATGGGGAGTGGCTGCACGGCGAGGCGGTGGCGACCGGCATGTGTATGGCTGCGGATCTCTCCTGTCGATTGGGATGGATGCCGCAGCAGGATTTTGATCGTACGGTGCAGCTGATTGAGCGGGCCAAACTGCCGATAACGCCACCCAGGGCTTTAACCCCAGAGCGCTTCCTTGAACTTATGGCCGTTGATAAAAAGGTTATGGATGGCAAGTTAAGACTTGTTCTGATGAATAAAATCGGCCAGTCTTTGGTTACAGATGATTTTGATCTGAAAAAACTCGAGCAAACATTACAGCACTACGCTGACTGA
- the aroK gene encoding shikimate kinase AroK — protein MHVQNLFLIGPMGAGKTTVGRQLAEQFRKEFIDSDLEIQRRTGVDIPTIFEFEGEQGFRQREQEVIDELTQRDEVVLATGGGAVINEQNRKALSSRGLVIYLHCTVDQQYERTHRDKNRPLLQTDDPMAKLKSLMAERDPLYRQTADLLISTEGRNTQAVVQDIRKQINSLNS, from the coding sequence ATGCATGTTCAAAATCTTTTTTTAATCGGCCCGATGGGTGCTGGAAAGACCACGGTCGGCCGCCAACTTGCGGAGCAATTCCGGAAGGAGTTTATCGACTCCGATCTGGAGATTCAGCGGCGCACCGGGGTGGATATTCCGACCATTTTCGAGTTTGAAGGTGAGCAGGGTTTCCGCCAGCGTGAGCAGGAGGTGATCGACGAGCTGACTCAAAGAGATGAGGTGGTGCTTGCGACCGGTGGTGGTGCAGTGATCAATGAACAGAACCGCAAAGCACTCTCATCCAGAGGGCTGGTGATCTATCTGCACTGTACGGTTGATCAACAATATGAGCGAACCCATCGAGATAAAAACCGGCCTCTGCTGCAGACCGATGATCCAATGGCCAAGCTCAAGTCGCTGATGGCTGAGCGTGATCCTCTCTACCGCCAGACCGCCGACTTGTTGATCAGTACCGAGGGCAGAAACACCCAGGCCGTGGTGCAGGATATTCGCAAGCAGATCAATTCACTAAACTCGTAG